One window from the genome of Acanthochromis polyacanthus isolate Apoly-LR-REF ecotype Palm Island chromosome 21, KAUST_Apoly_ChrSc, whole genome shotgun sequence encodes:
- the tob1a gene encoding protein Tob1a has protein sequence MQLEIQVALNFIISYLYNKLPRRRVNIFGEELERQLKQKYEGHWYPDKPYKGSGFRCIHVGEKVDPVVEKAAKESGLDIEDVRNNLPQDLSVWIDPFEVSYQIGEKGPVKVLYVDDTNESGATNGGLDLDKEIKNSFNPDAQVFMPINEPVNGASPGSSSPSPPFGHSAAVSPTFMPRSTQPLTFTTATFAATKFGSTKMKSSGRNNNNNNGGGGAGNKVARTSPTNLGLNVNSLLKQKAISTSMHSLYGLGLGAQQHQKPSALSPNAKEFVFPSLQGQGSQSALFPGDSSLSLSPLQYSNAFDMFAAYGGLNDKSLMDGLNFSLSNMQYSNQQFQPVMAN, from the coding sequence ATGCAGCTTGAAATCCAAGTAGCTCTCAACTTCATCATCTCGTACCTGTACAACAAGCTGCCGAGGCGGCGGGTCAACATTTTTGGCGAGGAGCTGGAGCGGCAGCTGAAGCAGAAATACGAGGGACACTGGTACCCGGACAAGCCATACAAGGGCTCAGGATTCCGATGCATCCACGTGGGGGAGAAGGTGGACCCTGTGGTGGAGAAGGCAGCCAAAGAGAGCGGCCTGGACATTGAGGATGTTCGCAACAACCTGCCCCAGGACCTCAGCGTGTGGATTGACCCCTTCGAGGTGTCCTACCAGATCGGGGAGAAGGGCCCGGTCAAGGTGTTGTACGTCGACGACACCAACGAAAGTGGAGCTACTAATGGAGGGCTCGATTTGGACAAGGAGATCAAGAACAGTTTCAACCCGGACGCGCAGGTCTTCATGCCCATCAACGAGCCGGTGAACGGCGCCTCTCCGGGCTCCAGCTCGCCCTCTCCTCCTTTCGGCCACTCGGCGGCGGTCAGCCCCACCTTCATGCCGCGCTCCACGCAGCCTTTAACCTTCACAACGGCCACCTTCGCTGCCACCAAGTTTGGCTCCACTAAGATGAAGAGCAGTGGacgcaacaacaacaacaacaacggaGGCGGCGGTGCTGGGAACAAGGTGGCCCGTACCTCTCCCACCAACCTGGGCCTGAATGTGAACAGTCTCCTGAAACAGAAAGCCATCTCCACCTCCATGCACTCTCTGTACGGGTTGGGCCTGGGAGCGCAGCAGCACCAGAAGCCCTCGGCCCTGTCCCCCAACGCCAAGGAGTTTGTGTTCCCCAGCCTGCAGGGCCAGGGCAGCCAGAGTGCTCTGTTCCCCGGGGACAGCTCGCTCAGCCTCAGCCCGCTGCAGTACAGCAATGCCTTCGATATGTTTGCGGCCTACGGTGGCCTTAACGACAAGTCCCTTATGGATGGCTTGAATTTCAGCTTAAGCAACATGCAGTATTCTAACCAGCAATTCCAGCCAGTCATGGCCAACTAG